The Rhodamnia argentea isolate NSW1041297 chromosome 7, ASM2092103v1, whole genome shotgun sequence genome contains the following window.
ATAGACAACTACTTCCATAAATTTGATAGCTTAGAACTTTTTCTGGTGGACAAAATCTAGGTTGGTGTAGCCCAACAATGGTACGATGAACTGGACAATCTTCCCTACACCGTGCCTGAGTTGGAGTCGATAGTGGAAGACAATGATGATGCTTCAAACACGAGGATTGACAATAAGAATGTTTGCATCGATTGTGCTATCAATACAAGTCCTGGTTCTAGTGAGGTATGCTCTCTGAATTCTTTTCTTGCTGCCTTAACAGGTAATATGCTCCATCTCACAGCTTAACATACTAAAATCTATAGTCTTTTCAAATATCAAAGTGGGTCGACTTGGAGATTTAATTGTTCTTGATTATTCCACTTTATCAACTGAACAATTGGCTCCATGAACTTTAAAAGACAAATGATATTTTCTtggcttttaatttgttgaatCAATTTCTTCCGTTTCTGAGTTTTCTTTGAATATTTTAGTGACCATAGGTGCCGGTACTCCGCCTAAATAGTAAACACAGGTAATGAATAAGAGTATACACTCAGAGAATGCAGAATCATTCAAGTCAAATTCAAACAGCTGCTACGCACCTTTCCTTTGTTAAATGAGGCAACACCAATGCTTTTATGATTCTACAGACTGATGATTCATTTCATTCGATTTTGCACCTTCTTTATTGGCTCGGTCCTGTCATCCAAAGCTTTTTCCTGCACAATTAGAAGTGATGCTTCTTGGCTAATTAGGTTGCTCTGCGTTTCACGTCTCTTAACATTTTACTGGTACTAATTCTTCTTACCTCCTTATAGGTCATAGTTTATGCAGCGCTTTATTTGAGGCTTAGAAGGAACTTAGATGTACTAGAGGATGATCGTGAAAAATATGCTGGAATACTTTCAGATCTTCTGGTGCCGAAGAGCAGTGGAAAAGAGGGTAGGGATCTCTGCCGTGAGATTTTGTTAAAATCCTCCGCAGATTTTGGAGACCTTGTGTTTGTTAAACCCTTGAATGTTAGAATAAAGTTTGACACGCCAAATCACCCAAAAGCAGAGAATTCGAAGGACATCATATTGACAGAATCCTCCATCGAGGTTAGCGTATCATTATGAGGACTGATTCTTTCTCTTTATgggattaattttaatttatattggCCTCCTTACGGTGCCAAAACCGAAATTTTGTCATACCTGTAATGTCTATGTTGTGACTATATCAGTACATTGTTGGCCACTTTTGAATGATCCGCCAGTACATTGAACAAAGATTTTGCCATGTGAGGTTTTTGGTTCTTTCATGTTGTTCAATTAAGGATAATGTTGAGCAGTCAACTTTTGATGTGCCTGCGGGAAATCCGGTGTTCGAATCATAGCAATTTGTGGCTCAAAGTAACTTAGGGTCATGTTCGGCACTTGGAAGGTAAAGCTTTACTCGTTGTATGAAAGATGGTGCCGATTATATAGCATGTGCCGTAGGGATCTGGCGAAGTTTGGTAAAATCACTTGAAACTATGTTTTAAGAGCTCTGTGGATAAACTCTCATTTCTAAGAGTTTGCTAGAACTTTATAATTCCTGTTTGGGGAGCACACTTTAATCCCCCCATCATGGAGGTCCTTAATGCGCATTTAACAAAGATTTGATATTGCGTGGTCCGACgactttattttaatttctctttcatGACATTAAAGCGAGCCTCGCTTGTGGGATTGGACAGCGCTAATTATTAATTAGGGATCGATGGATCTTCCCAATTAGTGCTGGTCCTCAACAGTCCTTCTGTTGCTCCTGCAGACATTCTTTTTGTGTCATTTGGAAACATAGATTGTATTATGTGATATTGACTCTCGGATCGGAAGGATCTTAAGTAGCATCTTGGATGTGTGATTATCGACAATGTCGCGACTCTTGGTATTTTGCGATCTGTAAATGCTGGTCAGTATCTTGTGCAGCTTGTTCAGGAGTTATGTCCTCAGCTTTTGATTCAAAGAAACCTCTTTTCTTCGGCTTTAACACACATAATCCAACATATACTCGAGCTCACATCTCCAAATCTGAATCCAAGTTTAGCGCCTATTTGGTAGCGCTGCGGTTGCACAGTAGCTTGTAGCTACGCTGTGGCGTGCTTTGCCGTAAAAATACTGCAACCTGCTTGTTCAGTACAACGCATATGCCAAAAGGGGTTaaaaacaattttttggaaGCTGCTATAAGCCGCTCTGATTTTGATGGTGTCGCAGCTCTAAAAAACTTGCCAAAACGCCTTATTAGATTTGCGACGACCCCTGTACATACCCATTGCTAGGAGAAAACTGTAGCAGACGGGCTATGTTCTTCGGCCGCCATTATCGAGTAACTTGTAAACGAGGATTGATCATTTTTGCAGGTAGCATACACGGATTTTGCACCTTGCAAGCAACAAATCGAatgtctttaatttttttctaggGCAATTAAGATAAACTTTCtgcatcatcttctttctttcttttttcattctgCTGAGATCACGCTGATGGCACATTCCATGCAGCTAttctgcactttttttttttttttgggtcgaagctATTCTGCAGTTAATTATTGAGCAATATGGTATGATATGAATCTGAGCTCAAGGGGTGCATCACCTGATgttaagagggagagagagagagagagagagagagagagagagaaggagtctatttttctttgtgatgaagagaaaaaaacatgATGGTTTATATGATTGGAGGTGAATAATTCAAACCAGAGGGTTGTTGCAGAGGGTGATTATTATCAAATCATAGGCTGATCCTGACCTTAGTTGGGAACcagcttttttcttttggatgctgtgttttttttttttatatttcctttgacaagacaaaagcaaaagtcacccaacaaaaaaataaaaaaataaaggcctCCCCCTCAAATaattctctcctttctctctctcttccctgagagaaatggccaaaaaaaaaaaaaaaaaaaagccagggTTTTCGTTCTGCAAAATATACACTTCTGTCTGGCAACATTGCCTTCTTGTTGTGGCTCAGATTCccttcttatctctctctctctctctctctctctctggaagcCTCTTTCTTGAACCCTAGACAACATCAATAATGCAGGAAAACTTCATGCAACCTTCCTGGGGAACCATccatccatatttttttttctcctttaatgGGGTTTGCTTCATTTCGTTTGCCCTCCTTAAAGTCCCTCTTTGTTTAgctgaaaattgaaactttttttgGCATTATAATCACAGAAAACAAGAGCTTCACAATCTAACGACAATTCCTAAGCCATGTGCTTAAAGTTCCTCTCTAGCAACAGCAGTAAGCCTCCCTTAGACCTTGTGAAGAGAGGCGGACAAGACCATGAAATTTCGACATCTGAAATGAGGATGGCCTGCACATGGACATGCTTCTTTTGCTCCATCTGTCTGAACAAATATGGCAaataaagtttcaaaatttttaatcccCACCTCAAAGCTTTGATCTATCACAGAAAGCAAATCTATATAGAAACATACAAATATAAGATATATCATCATGGAGTATAAGTTTGCTATACATCTTTATAGAATACAAAAAAGGGAGAGCGacgccaagaagaagaaaaagaaagtagagaCCAGAGACCAGATGATACTAAAACGTAATTAACAAAACCCTCCTCACTGAAGACAAAAGCAGTATTAATGGCTGACTTGGAAACAGTAAACCCACAAAGCCAATAGCTTCTCACTTCTCATCGCTCCTCCATGCATCTCTGTCCCGATTCCGTGTAAACCCCCCCACCCGTGCTCGGTTCTAATTCACCGGTTCGATATCGGGTTCGGACCGCTCGGGACCTCGTGGGCTCCGGCTTCGAATTGCCGCGAGGAAGCCTTGCGGTTGCTGGCCTTCTTGGGGTGAAAGCTCACAgtggatgaagatgaagatgatgactcCATGGAATGATCTGATGACGAGAGAAGAAGCCTCCGAGCAATGATTAATGACGAGGAGGAGCGCACGAGCGACGGCTTCTCGGCTCCGTCCATGGGGTGGATCGTCGATACAAGGAACACGAAGCTGAgaagggagaggaagaggaagaaggtgatgaagagatgGTTGAGCTTTGTGTGTCCTTCTGAGAGCGACGATGacgttgaagaagaagaagaagctgccATGCAATCAAAGAATAGAAACCACCCCCCAATAGCCCACAAGAGATCAATATCCATGAACCAGAGCACCCGAGGCTAATTGAaggctcagagagagagagagagagaggaaagaaactTCAGCAAAAGCGAAAGGAAGGGAGGTTTTGAAATTCGATGCACATTTGAGTGTGTAGAAGGAGAACCCTTCCAAAAGACCAACTTAGCAATTTCAAGTGTGTGGGAAAGGTTGTCGGGGAATGAGTGCTTCATTTTTACCAAATTTGCCCTTGGTCTAAGTCCTTGGTTTCGTGTGCCGCCAGTCTGAGAATTTGGTTTCGAAACTTAAAATGGCTACGGGCTGTTTTCCACTATGAAATACCAACACTCTCTGGGGTTTACGTGTCGTATCCGACATTCTTCAATATTTTGACGCGCTCCCATACTCTCCGACATGTGACCGATCCGTGATTAGCGCTCTAAACACGCCAATAACACTCGAGTCCAGCATGATATGCCATTTTGACACAtacgggtcaattttaagtattttcaataaattagggatcaaaatataaatttatcaaaaatatatatacttaagtcatatacctatccataaaaaattaatatactcagccattaaaaaaagaaaaaaactaatcgtCATATAAcataacataagaaaaaaaagaagaaaaagaagaaactcactactgatataatttatcatgtatatataaaaatacacATTTAATTAATAAcatgtcccaacgtgtcggaattctttgtttttttataatgacGTGATGATGTCGATGCTACTTAGGTTTTCGATGCACGACATCCATACctttaaattaagaaaaaaaaattgcacatgaCAAGTACGTATTCTATGCACTATGGGTAAACTTTTCATTTTACCGTCTATTCCTTTAACAACATTATTCTTAAGCAGAACTTGACTCTATTCGAACCGTCGAATCTGATGTTTCTAATGGCAAAGCTGGCGAACTCCACTTATCCTTTTGATGCGAATGGACATGGAGTACACACACGCATCTGGTTCATGCAATAATGCCACTTAATATATGTCCGACCATGTgtcttttttttgacaaaaggacacctcaaatgccaatatttatatatgacgctcactttggtgccaataattttttttgggattacttaagtgccaattttgttgaaaaacgattatttaagtgccaactcctaTGATGTCTCAGGAATTTTTTgccgttgacactaaagtgaatgtttttttttttccgacttggcatttaagtgataaaaaaaacattaacaCCAAAGTaagcgttgtacacaaatattgacacttgaggtgtccttatgcCATCTTTTTTCTATTGAATTTTCACATGTTCTGTATCTATGGATGCCTCTTAGACTGAACATATGATCTGTGGACTGATAAGGACAAGTCTTTCCAATGCACCAGAAAAGTAATTAGGGCAAACCCTTCTGCCCCCCTTGCAACAGCAATGCTGTTTTCAGCACCAAGGAAAGCATTCTTTGCTAAGATCTGCAGTCTCTTTCCTATAGATTATTGAAGACATTTGCGTACAGATTTGGCCGCCTTTCAACATGAGATCGTTGTCGTGCACCTGAATTGCTTGAGGTTTCAAATTGTTTTGAGGTTTCAAAAGATAGGACCTCGATCCAAACACGTGTTTGAGAATCAACTCAATAATTACACCTCTCTTAAACCACAAACATGCACGACTCAGCCCAACAATATCCAAATgatagtgtttttattttatatttgggCTATATTAATGGTAATTGTAATTTACCATTTTACGGGATTGATCTAGTAAGGAAAGATATAAAGATTCCTAATTAGtctaatgtaaaaggtttaggactgaattggcataattacaataagtttaggacttgatcCCCAACTCAAAAGGAAGGGCATTTTTAGGGACTAGCCCGcttcttgataattttcctcaCAAATAACCACACATAAAAAGCAATTACAAAATGAAATTCGTTAGGAACAGTCTTATTGAGCTAATGATACATAATATAGTAGAGGAGAAGCGCTTGAGTTTTGAATTATCGCTATTCTGTATCAAGAACTATAAATTCCAAATCAGATGCTcaaatccattttcttttctctgttacTGTGTTCTAGATTGTAGCTATGCAAATTTTTTGTACCGTTTTCGCTGCCCACACTTTTCTCCAGAAAGAGACATTAATCTCCACATATATTGCAATAAGCATGGGAATACATGTAGTGGCAAGAAGCTAAAATTATGAGGATGGAGGAGGGCATTCGAGTAAATTTGCCCAAAGAAGCTGGCAAATGTACACGGTGTAgctttataatattttatatctATATGGAGTCAAATTGGTGCAGTCCGTAAAATctgagaaaatggaaaaaagcatCCTGAAAGAAAAAGACGATGGGCACTCGAAAGTAAAAGGGGGAGAGGTGTGGAAGGAGAGGTCTTGGCTTTTCTTGCTTGGACGGTACCCAAAGATTTTAATAATCTTTCTTTGACTTGGAAACAactaattagaaaaaaacccttaatcatgattaaattaattaagaCGCGTGTCATTAGTTGTCGAACACAAATTATCGAGTACGAGTCATGTTTTCTTGCCTCATTACTTTTAGTCCATTGCTAACATCTACCTATATATAGTTGGAAAATCTTGTGGCAATTTAGGTAACTTAataatcaaaattcattttttttccaattaccaATTGTATCAATTGACATCGTGAATTATACATCTATAAAGATCGTTACAAAACGCACATACGCACAAGATTTATGTTGAGAGGCTCTTAAAGCATAAGCTGACCAcctaaatcatgaaatatcaaAATCTAGCACTCGAAAATTTTAGCAAATAATGCTTTTTTCATGAGAGATTTCTTATCTTTATCTGTGAATATATCATTAAACTCATTGATTAGTTAAGACGCAAGTTGAAACTCACATGAGTAACCCAATTGGAGAGTTTGCAAAGATAATTAATTGCTCCCAAAAGAACCAAATTTCATAAACGACATAGAGGAACGTTAAATAACAAGTTTAAGAAGTGAAGACTCCCTAGATCCGCCTCTTACTTATCCTTCTTCCCCTTTATGTCCATGCCACAAACCTCAACCCACCCCCTTCCTCCCGAGGAATGTGTGCTTCCAAAAGATCTTTTATATTATATCCAATCCCGAAATTACTTCTATACATATGACCAACAATGAGACAAATAAATGCAATAGCTAAATGATGATGACCAATATAGTCAACCATGAATTTTGCGTTTGTGGATGGAATCCCCCTAGAAGGGTTAGAATGGTAGTTCTCGATCCTTGAGATGTATCAAATAAATGACTATGTGAATCGGGATTTTCAGCATAAAGATTCCACTGACCTACAAAAAGTAGTCTTAACCTTTCGGGATGCGGTAATGCATTGTTGGCTTTCTTCATGGGTCATGTGTGTTGAatttatattactaaaaatgaTTATTGAACAGGAAAAAGaggtttttcctctcttttctctagTTGAATTTCTATTGCTAAAAATGGTTATTGAAAACGATCTGGATCTGCTCATTGcgttgtttttttattcaaacatcatttttttttccgcgGGGAGGATTTGATACTAACCTACCTCATTAAGGGCCATGACCTTTTTGGCAATGCTGGTGTGGGGCTAAGATTGATTCAATCTTTCTTTCCAATCAAGTACAAAATTGGCCAATTAAGACATCGAAAGCACGTAAAacatataattaaataaatttcttGGTCTTATACATTGAGTAATTATGAACATGAGCAAATAATGCTCAGAAAAGGAGTGGAGTGGGTCCGCGATGAAATTTTGTCTCTTTGGaaacaaaaatagtaaaaaaaaatgggacaaaaataattaaaaaagacaCAGAAAACAAAGCTTACTATCctctacaaaaataaaataaaataaaataaaataaaaaagatttgctTCTCCCATTGTGAATGAAAAGCTAAAGGGACGTGTATGTTCCCATGGTGGGTGACGAATGGGTCCCCTACAAAACCCTCGTTACATGATCTTAAAAAGACTTGTACGTCGAGGAGAAACTTGTCATTTCACCGGGATTTACGACATTTTCAAGAAATCAGTGTCTTATCGTTATCATGGCCCCTcccccaacccccccaaaaaaaaaaaacgaggaaaaaaagagaaaaatgtgcATTCAAGTTCAATATTCATagccccaaccaaaaaaaaaaagaaaaaagttcaataTTCATaggaaaactaaataaaaagatTAGCTTTGTGGAGATATTCAACTTGTTGGTTCTCATTAATGTGAGCTTATTATGTCAAGAGAGGTTGcaatcaacaaaataaaaagactaaattggtcataaaataaaataaataaaagaggaaaagaaaagattagaCTCGGATGACATGAACATCTCACCTACTTTGCAATGTCTAAACCACACATTCTTTTTTTCACACCTTCATCTTCTTGCTACACGCATGCACGCGTGCGTGGATGTTGATGTATCCCTTTGCTCGTCGCGTTTGCATTTAGACAAGATCGATGTTAATTCACATTGGAAGAGGTTTTGAGGAGAGAAGCACCAAAATTTTACCTCATCGATCGATGTCTTCCATTCGTTGACACACCCATGTGATGGGTTTGCATTCTTCACCACCGATTACGTTAATTAGGACGGCTGGAGTCcaatgtcaataattttttgtctaaATTTGCTGAATAAattcaattggtaccaatatgaaaaaaggtttaaaactaaattgatcaaatgaaaaaatttataatttgtttaatattttttatatattttttctcgaGAACATTTTATCTGGTCGATGTCTTTCAATCTTTGACACACCCATGTGGTGGGTTTGCAATCTTCCAAGACAATTCCCGTTGCTAAAAGTCAAAGAAGTGGACCTTAGTGAGATAATATTAATAGCGATCTCTCTCTTGTTGGGGACCCTGGAAATCAGGAATGCTTTTCGACCTGGAGGACAATGCCACCTTTTATGAAATGATGATCAACTGACCCCCCCACccacaaaattaaacaaaaataattataaaattaattATGATGAAATGATGATGATCAATATGCAGGTGAGCAGCAAAACCAATGACACATTGTATATGTTCTGACCCAAATTGTCAACAGATTGTGGTCTATAGCTGAAAAACTCTGGCAACACCCTTATTATAATGGCACAAGTTTAGGTGCATGATGGGGCTCGTATGTTCTGGCTAATCATAGAAATGGTTTTCGTTTGCCGATATTTTCGACCTAGAAAGGGGTGTATATATATTTGCATCtatattgtttttcttttttgcagcTAGGCGATCTCACGAATCGACTTTCGCGTCTCGAATTAATTTTAGTTCCACGGtggtcaaaattttttttttttttttaaatttaaatggaGTGCGTTTTTACATGGTTATATAGAGGATTGAAGAGGGGCAGAGTTGGGCACACGAAGAAATCTTCGAATTGATTATTTAGGTTTTGAAGTCGGACATGTCCGGGTGCTAAACCGACGGAATAGAATAACAAAAAGGCGAGTGGGACATGAGAGGGAAGGAATTTCTTGCCCTTGATTTAAAAACGTAGGGACAAAATAAAACTTAGATTACAAATGAGGCGAACTATGTTATCAACAAAGAATATATTATGCTTTTGAAGACTTTCTGCCTGAGATATAACTTGTCAATTGGGTGGCTTTGCTACCATTAAATGAATTCCATTCCCAATtctggagaaggaagaaaaattcGGAAAGCATAAGTTCTTGGGTGTTGGCAAGGCATCACTTTTGGGAAAAAGCATGTGATTATGTAACCCTTTTTCCCAATgggtttaaggtttttgacaTTGTTCTTTTTACACTCACCAAAGTGGGAACCGACTTGCGGAGAACCCTAGAATTTAGCACCTCGTGACTTCTTCTGAGctgcttttttttgggttctctAAGAGCACATCGAAGTGGGTCAATGTCATGATTATTCATCTTGACATGAacgtgtgtttttttttttttttgatattatttGGGTTCGAAGTTAGTGAAGTCAATCCTCGTTTAGTGTTGTGTTTGAAAATCACTTGCTGTAAAAGCTCTTGGCTGGAGCAAGTTGGCCGCCTAATCCTACCCACTCCTTATAGGTCTAGCTCAACTGGCATTTTTACGTTgtagaagaaaaatgaatggCTTCAAGTGAGGTCATAACTTATACACATACATAGGCACATATACATAGgtatgtttatatatatatatatatatatatatatatatatatagagagagagagagagagagagagagagagagagagagagagagagagagagagaaataattgtGTTTATTAATATAGATAATATAAATAAACACAGATAAGAAACCGCAAGCCACCGTTTGTTGAGTGaaaacataaaattcaagaaaattatcaaaaaggttcTAAATATGTGGTAATTAAGCTGAtttagtgctaattttttttgtcaattcagtcttaaatattttacatttgtgttaatttagaaCATCCGATCAACTTTGGCCGGCCGACATCGACGTGGACGCTGGTCGGCTCCGACAtggcaattttaaataatattttaattctttttcttgtcttctttttcctccttcagCAACTAGTCGGAGGAGAGGGCCGACGAGGCCGAGTCCCACCAGATCTAGCGAGGTCTCAGCCCTCGTtgtccctctcttcttcttcttcctcgaccaaaggaagaagaatgagaaaaaataattcaaaaatatatataaattattataaCTTGCCACTTTAGCACTTACTtgtcaaagttggtcggatgaattgaattggcataaatataaaaaattgagaattgaattggccaaaaaaaaattatgactaaattagtacaattttGAAATCCGAAATGGCATTGGAACGCACATCACGCTTATGAATTCTCCTATTATTGAGGTTACGGAGTCAATTTTTGTAGGCTATATAGGTTTCATTGAAAGGCACTTCTCACCGGCCCGATGCTACTGGCTACTATAAAGTGATATTCCACGATGAATGATAGACCGTACAAGGCCATGCATGCTACGTAATACCtatcctctcttcttttttcctcctttaatAAAGCATACGATAATGCCTTTTTTATGAAGCTTTCCGTTGCCCTAATTATAATATCTGTCTTAGATTTTAGGCAAGCTTTCAGGTGCTTTCGGGGATTTAATTCTTTATAATTATTCCGGTCAAAGATTATATACAATAGTCAAATTTTGAGGAAGATAATGTGCCAATAattgtacatatatatattaactTGTACCTTTCACTTGCATGCATGTGCTTTGCCTTTGTTGAAAGAGTTGCTAGAGTCCAGGTAAGGAGACTGATTGGAACTCCTTTCAGATCATTTGATCGACTTAACATGTTCTTCAAATTGTAATCAACTCTAATCTCAGAGGGAAAAAATTACTGAGACAAAACCCTGGAATGCACGAATAAAGCATAGAAAAATGTCATTAAGTGTAGACTCTTCATTTCGGGTTAGAAGATCATCGATTTCATCGGGGATCTTGTTTTCTCTTTGAGTTTTTCGCAAAACCCGTGACATTCGGGAGGATGTTGTATCACATGTTGCAGCAATCCAATCATATCTCCATTTTTTAACAGCTAATCAGCATCACCAGTTAGAACACATTCCTCCCCAAAAAGAGCTAATTAATACAAGCTAATAAGAAACTTTAAACTGGACGAGTGATCACCTTTGTGATTCATCGGATCTAGTATTGCGATATAtgtaattgattttattttattttttctgtcgTGGCTTAATGGGTCACCATCCTTTCGTCTCAGTCTCACCTCTGCATCGAGAGAGAAGGTTCCAAATTTGCTCAGTCGGATAGAGATTCTTCGCTTAAAGAATGGCAGTCAAGAAAGTTTATAAAGCTGAAAagcagacacacacacacacacacaaatatgGGAATAAAATACACATAAAACTAAGCCTTGTGGTATTAGGGCGTGCATGGCAACTTTTCTattctagaaattaacttttggttggaagttgatttttctacttttagagaggagtaattttttttttacttcttcaagtggctccaaaactacttctggaGTAAAAAGAAtactccaaaagtagaaaaatgaaattgcgtaatcaaatgaatttctgcttcagaaattgcattaccaaattgatttctgctccaaaagtgttgcgCTTAgcctattgaaaaaaaaaaaaataaataaattaaggaAGTGACcatacttttctcttttttggaaGAAAATCAGGTCTCGTATCTGAAACAAGTGAGAAAAATCAGATCTTTAGCAGTTCCATTTGCCTGTCCGGTCTCATGCAAGGTAGCTTTCGTGGGAGAAACGTCCAACGTGAAGACTCAGAAAGTAGCCAAGACCATTTCTTGTGGTCCACTTTTCGATGACCCACAAGTATATGTCGAATTCTAAATCTGATGATTGTACTATGATGACGCCGCAGCAACGTAAAACGGTGCACAGCAGCATCTTCTATTGGCCCAGGGAAAAAGGGCACGTTGGATTGAATGGTAAAAGGttaatttcttctttatttattttttggacttttctctctttttaaagaaaaagggTGAAAATGATTAACGGGTGTAGATTATCAACCATTTAGATTCCACCAAGCGAGGAAAAAAGGGGTACTCGTCGCAGCGACTCCGTAGACGAAAACCCAGGATTTGCCGACTTCGCATTCCGTAGAGGAACGCTTTAGCAAGAGGAAAAGACTAATGTTTACTAAGGTGGTGATTGAATGAGCTAAgacaaacttttacttgatCATAGTATGTTTTATCTTAAATTTTCTGAATTAGGTTTCGTTATAGATGGGTGGGGTCCTGTTTTTAAGTGCgggatttttttgcttttcataAAGTTGGGGACACCGGGAATGGATTAGCGTGCAATAAGAAGTTTCCGAGCAAAAAGAGAGATTTCCATGTAA
Protein-coding sequences here:
- the LOC115742467 gene encoding CLAVATA3/ESR (CLE)-related protein TDIF, producing MDIDLLWAIGGWFLFFDCMAASSSSSTSSSLSEGHTKLNHLFITFFLFLSLLSFVFLVSTIHPMDGAEKPSLVRSSSSLIIARRLLLSSSDHSMESSSSSSSTVSFHPKKASNRKASSRQFEAGAHEVPSGPNPISNR